In a single window of the Orcinus orca chromosome 9, mOrcOrc1.1, whole genome shotgun sequence genome:
- the GCC1 gene encoding GRIP and coiled-coil domain-containing protein 1, producing the protein MEKFGMNFGGGPSKKDLLETIETQKKQLLQYQARLKDVVRAYKSLLKEKEALEASIKVLSVSHEADVGLAGVHPQGLTFPDSVDDLCSTHSEDSTGTATSLETAASLTSTKGEFGVEDDRLARGPPPLKSEEASGSESGVSSSSGDGPSGSGEVDKRLHQLKTQLATLTSSLATVTQEKSRMEASYLADKKKMKQDLDNASKKAEEERGRLEGELKGLQEQIAETKARLITQQHDRAQEQSDHALMLRELQKLLQEERTQRQDLELRLEETREALAGRAYAAGQMEGFELQTKQLTREVEELKGELQALRDEKNRPDPRLQELQEEAACLKSHFQAQLQQEMRKTAVAEDQLRQQSQLEEQRVAALENQISEVSELLGTYEKAKQKDQLAIQKLKERILQLDLENKTLALAASSRSPLDSHGEESSLDVNVLKDKMEKLKRLLQVAARKSQVTLDVEKLCNLEIMPSSEAADGEKASALYYQQELKQLKEEFERYKMRAQVVLKSKNVKDGNLGKELEEAREQLAELKEKYISLRLSCEELDCQHQQEAEGWKQELARLQHIHRQELERSQLDFRDRTLKLEEELHKQRDRALAVLAEKDLELEQLRSVALSSGLPGRRSPVGSVGPGDPADTSAPDSLTQALQLAAANEPTFFLYAEQLARKEVEITSLRKQKHRLEGEVHQLQDRLLEEGERHREEVGALQSHIAKNIRDQSREGANLEYLKNIIYRFLTLPDTVGRQQTLTAILTILHFSPEEKQVIMRLPAGGSWWPSGKR; encoded by the exons ATGGAGAAGTTTGGGATGAATTTCGGGGGCGGCCCAAGCAAGAAGGACCTGCTGGAGACCATTGAGACCCAGAAGAAGCAGCTCCTCCAGTACCAGGCACGTCTCAAGGATGTAGTCCGCGCCTATAAAAGTCTGCTGAAAGAGAAAGAGGCGCTGGAGGCCAGCATTAAGGTGCTGTCGGTATCCCACGAGGCGGATGTGGGCCTTGCAGGTGTCCATCCTCAAGGCCTCACCTTTCCTGACTCTGTGGATGACCTATGCTCCACTCACAGCGAGGATAGCACTGGGACCGCCACCAGCTTAGAGACTGCGGCCAGTCTCACCAGCACCAAGGGTGAGTTTGGGGTAGAAGATGACAGACTGGCCCGTGGACCACCACCTCTAAAGTCCGAAGAGGCCAGTGGATCGGAGAGCGGCGTTAGCAGTAGTAGTGGGGATGGACCgtctgggagtggggaggtggaCAAACGACTGCACCAGCTGAAGACTCAGTTGGCGACTTTGACCAGCTCTTTGGCTACAGTCACCCAGGAGAAGTCCCGCATGGAAGCTTCTTACCTGGCTGACAAAAAGAAGATGAAACAGGACTTAGATAATGCCAGTAAAaaagcagaggaggagaggggccgGCTGGAGGGAGAATTGAAGGGGCTGCAGGAGCAGATAGCAGAAACCAAAGCCCGACTTATCACGCAGCAGCACGATCGGGCCCAAGAGCAGAGTGACCATGCCTTGATGCTGCGTGAGCTCCAGAAGCTGCTGCAGGAGGAGAGGACCCAGCGCCAGGACTTGGAGCTTCGATTGGAAGAGACCCGAGAAGCTCTGGCTGGGCGGGCCTATGCAGCTGGTCAGATGGAAGGGTTTGAACTGCAAACCAAGCAGCTGACCCGTGAGGTAGAGGAGCTGAAAGGTGAGCTGCAGGCTCTTCGAGATGAGAAGAATCGGCCTGACCCCCGGCTGCAGGAGCTTCAGGAAGAGGCCGCCTGCCTTAAAAGCCATTTCCAGGCTCAGCTGCAGCAGGAAATGAGGAAG ACAGCCGTTGCCGAAGATCAGCTACGACAGCAATCGCAGTTGGAAGAGCAGAGGGTGGCGGCCCTGGAGAATCAAATATCTGAGGTGTCGGAACTGCTGGGCACCTATGAGAAAGCCAAGCAGAAGGACCAGCTGGCCATCCAGAAGCTGAAGGAGCGCATTCTTCAGCTGGACCTGGAGAACAAGACACTGGCACTAGCGGCCTCTAGCCGGTCCCCTCTGGACAGCCATGGAGAGGAGTCCAGTCTGGATGTCAATGTCCTGAAGGACAAGATGGAGAAGCTGAAGAGGCTGCTTCAGGTTGCGGCCAGGAAGAGCCAGGTGACCTTGGATGTGGAGAAGCTCTGCAACCTGGAGATAATGCCCAGCTCAGAGGCTGCTGACGGGGAGAAGGCCAGTGCACTCTACTACCAGCAGGAGCTGAAACAGCTGAAGGAGGAGTTTGAGAGGTACAAGATGCGGGCCCAGGTCGTCCTCAAGAGCAAGAACGTCAAAGACGGGAACCTGGgcaaggagctggaggaagcccGGGAGCAGCTGGCGGAGCTGAAGGAGAAGTACATCTCGCTGCGGCTGTCCTGCGAGGAGCTCGACTGCCAGCACCAGCAGGAGGCTGAGGGCTGGAAGCAGGAGCTGGCCCGGCTGCAGCACATCCACCGGCAGGAACTGGAGCGGAGCCAGCTGGACTTCAGGGACCGCACGCTGAAACTGGAGGAGGAGCTGCACAAGCAGCGGGACCGGGCCCTGGCCGTGCTGGCCGAGAAGGACCTGGAGCTGGAGCAGCTGCGTTCTGTGGCCTTGTCCTCTGGGCTGCCGGGACGCAGAAGCCCTGTGGGCAGTGTGGGCCCCGGGGATCCAGCGGACACATCTGCTCCGGACAGCCTGACCCAAGCCCTGCAGCTAGCTGCGGCCAATGAGCCCACTTTCTTCCTTTACGCCGAGCAGTTGGCCCGCAAGGAGGTGGAGATCACGTCACTGAGGAAGCAGAAGCACAGGCTGGAGGGGGAGGTGCATCAGCTGCAGGATCGgctgctggaggagggggagcGGCATCGGGAGGAGGTGGGAGCCCTGCAGAGCCACATTGCAAAGAACATCAGGGACCAGAGTCGGGAGGGAGCCAACCTGGAGTACCTCAAGAACATCATCTACCGCTTCCTGACCTTGCCGGACACCGTGGGCCGCCAGCAGACGCTCACCGCCATCCTCACCATCTTGCACTTCAGTCCGGAGGAGAAACAAGTGATCATGCGGCTCCCAGCCGGTGGTAGTTGGTGGCCTTCTGGCAAGAGATGA
- the FSCN3 gene encoding fascin-3 isoform X1, with product MDEVEWMPRQPKAKDLRVGLISWAGSYLTFETYKNTVTATAKGLGRRQTWEILVSSKHDTQAVVRLRSLQGFYLLCEADGSLCYGRPRTSHHGCFLIHFHRSGKWTLQCLISGRYLESDGEDVFCTSRTLSAYHMWTPRPALHVHVILYSPLNHCYARADPTMGRVWVDAPVPCLKECGFLLHFQDGCYHLETSAHTFLSHLDGLVSQPSTQTAFHMQVRPGGFVALSDGEGGMLYPQGTRLLLSLGSDPHGGEEWLILQHCPTWVSLRSTTQKFLTVVYDVDVCAASEQVTPMSLFQFECDNKSPTLQLRSANGCYLAQRRHRTVMADGHQLEAETFFRMYWHRGRIILQSPSGCFLGIAANGLLVASATIPGPNEEFGIQLANRPFLALRGRYGYVGTSSRHDLLQCNMDQPDCIYLLPCRQGIYHFQAQGGSFWSITPFGTFRPWGKFAFNFGIELQGSNLLTVLAPNGFYMRSDRSGTLLADSTDITKECVWEF from the exons ATGGATGAAGTGGAGTGGATGCCAAGACAACCCAAGGCCAAGGACCTAAGGGTTGGGCTCATCAGCTGGGCGGGATCCTACCTCACTTTTGAGACATATAAGAATACTGTCACTGCTACTGCAAAGGGTTTGGGCCGGAGACAG ACCTGGGAGATCCTGGTGAGCAGTAAGCATGACACACAGGCTGTGGTACGACTAAGAAGCTTGCAGGGCTTCTACCTTCTGTGCGAGGCGGATGGTTCTCTGTGCTATGGCCGGCCAAGGACGAGCCATCATGGATGCTTCCTAATCCACTTCCACCGCAGTGGCAAATGGACCCTCCAGTGCCTCATCAGTGGTCGTTATCTGGAGTCTGATGGCGAGGATGTTTTCTGCACCTCCCGGACCCTCTCAGCTTACCACATGTGGACCCCCCGGCCAGCCCTGCATGTCCACGTGATCCTCTACAGCCCCCTCAACCACTGCTATGCCCGGGCTGACCCCACCATGGGCCGAGTCTGGGTGGACGCACCAGTTCCCTGCCTGAAGGAATGTGGCTTCCTGTTGCATTTCCAAGATGGATGCTACCACCTGGAGACCTCTGCACACACCTTCTTGTCCCACTTAGACGGTCTGGTCTCCCAACCCTCAACACAGACAGCTTTCCACATGCAAGTGCGGCCTGGAGGGTTTGTGGCGCTGAGTGATGGAGAAGGAGGCATGTTGTATCCACAGGGCACACGCCTGCTCCTGAGCCTGGGCTCTGATCCCCATGGGGGCGAGGAGTGGCTCATCCTACAGCACTGCCCTACCTGGGTCAGCCTCAGGTCCACGACTCAGAAGTTTCTCACCGTTGTCTATG ACGTGGATGTGTGTGCCGCCTCTGAGCAGGTAACCCCAATGTCCTTGTTCCAGTTTGAATGTGACAACAAGAGCCCTACCTTGCAGCTTCGTTCAGCCAATGGCTGCTACCTAGCCCAG AGGCGCCATAGGACAGTGATGGCTGATGGGCACCAGCTGGAGGCTGAAACCTTCTTTCGTATGTACTGGCACCGTGGCAGGATCATCCTGCAGTCTCCCAGTGGATGCTTCTTGGGCATCGCAGCCAATGGCCTGCTGGTGGCCAGTGCCACCATTCCAG GCCCAAATGAGGAATTTGGGATTCAATTGGCCAACCGCCCCTTCCTCGCCTTGAGGGGACGGTATGGGTATGTGGGTACCTCGTCACGACACGACCTCCTGCAGTGCAATATGGATCAGCCCGACTGCATTTACCTGCTGCCCTGCCGCCAGGGCATCTACCACTTCCAGG CACAGGGTGGGTCCTTCTGGTCAATAACACCCTTTGGCACTTTTCGCCCTTGGGGAAAGTTTGCCTTCAACTTCGGTATAGAGCTTCAGGGCAGCAACTTGCTCACAGTGCTTGCACCCA
- the LOC101278044 gene encoding ADP-ribosylation factor 5, whose amino-acid sequence MGLTVSALFSRIFGKKQMRILMVGLDAAGKTTILYKLKLGEIVTTIPTIGFNVETVEYKNICFTVWDVGGQDKIRPLWRHYFQNTQGLIFVVDSNDRERVQESADELQKMLQEDELRDAVLLVFANKQDMPNAMPVSELTDKLGLQHLRSRTWYVQATCATQGTGLYDGLDWLSHELSKR is encoded by the exons ATGGGCCTCACCGTGTCCGCGCTCTTTTCGCGGATCTTTGGGAAGAAGCAGATGCGGATCCTCATGG TTGGCTTGGATGCAGCTGGCAAGACCACAATCCTGTACAAACTGAAGTTGGGGGAGATtgtcaccaccatccccaccataG GCTTCAACGTGGAAACAGTGGAATACAAGAACATCTGTTTCACAGTGTGGGACGTGGGAGGCCAGGACAAGATTCGGCCTCTGTGGCGGCACTACTTCCAGAACACTCAG GGCCTCATCTTCGTGGTGGACAGTAATGACCGAGAGCGGGTCCAGGAATCTGCTGATGAACTCCAGAAGATG CTGCAGGAGGATGAGCTGCGGGATGCGGTGCTGCTGGTGTTTGCCAACAAGCAGGACATGCCCAACGCCATGCCCGTGAGCGAGCTGACCGACAAGCTGGGGCTACAGCACTTGCGGAGCCGCACG tGGTACGTCCAGGCCACCTGTGCCACCCAAGGCACGGGTTTGTATGATGGGCTGGACTGGCTGTCCCATGAGCTGTCGAAGCGCTAA